The Helianthus annuus cultivar XRQ/B chromosome 16, HanXRQr2.0-SUNRISE, whole genome shotgun sequence genome includes a window with the following:
- the LOC110916124 gene encoding quinone oxidoreductase, whose amino-acid sequence MVKAIRLYEHGAPEMMKLDDVELGEPKTGEIKMKNIAIGINYLDVYMRKGLLIGYSPPVPYTPGMEAAGVVIAVGPEVTSCKVGDIVAYAGFPVCAYAEEQILPAERVVQVPPSIDPIVAAAAIFKGLTAEVLVRRCFKVGPGHTILYHAAAGGVGSLACQWANALGATVIGTVSTKEKVVQAKEDGCHHVINYKEENFVDRVMEITSGKGVDVAYDSIGKDTFEGSLACVKTRGYMVSFGMASGEAELTYRHLTYKSVFFTIPQFLLYTEARSDLVAASQEVFSNIEKGVLRVRVNQYPLSQAVQAHSDLENRKTTGSIVLIPSK is encoded by the exons ATGGTTAAAGCAATTAGACTTTATGAACATGGAGCTCCTGAG ATGATGAAACTGGATGATGTGGAGTTAGGGGAACCGAAAACAGGagaaataaaaatgaaaaatattgcAATAGGGATAAACTATTTGGATGTTTATATGCGTAAAGGTCTATTGATTGGCTACTCGCCACCAGTGCCCTACACACCAG GTATGGAGGCAGCTGGAGTTGTTATAGCAGTAGGTCCAGAAGTCACTAGCTGCAAGGTTGGAGATATAGTGGCATATGCGGGTTTCCCTGTGTGCGCTTACGCTGAAGAACAAATACTTCCAGCAGAAAGAGTTGTACAGGTTCCGCCTTCTATCGATCCTATTGTAGCAGCTGCCGCAATCTTTAAGGGGTTGACCGCTGAAGTTTTGGTCCGACGTTGCTTTAAG GTTGGACCTGGGCATACAATCCTTTACCATGCCGCGGCTGGAGGCGTTGGATCTTTAGCGTGCCAATGGGCAAACGCGCTTGGGGCTACAGTTATTGGGACCGTTTCCACAAAAGAGAAAGTGGTTCAAGCAAAGGAAGACGGATGTCACCATGTCATCAACTACAAAGAAGAAAACTTTGTTGATCGTGTTATGGAGATCACATCAGGGAAAGGAGTTGATGTTGCTTATGACTCTATTGGGAAAGACACATTTGAG GGATCATTGGCGTGCGTAAAGACTCGTGGATACATGGTTTCATTTGGGATGGCATCCGGAGAAGCCGAGCTAACCTATAGGCACCTCACTTACAAATCAGTGTTTTTCACTATCCCACAATTTTTGCTTTACACAGAAGCACGTAGCGATCTCGTCGCAGCTTCACAAGAGGTTTTTTCTAATATTGAGAAGGGAGTCCTGCGAGTCCGGGTCAACCAGTACCCTCTGTCGCAAGCAGTCCAAGCCCATTCCGACCTCGAGAATCGAAAAACGACAGGCTCCATCGTGTTAATACCAAGTAAATGA